Proteins from one Pseudomonas grandcourensis genomic window:
- a CDS encoding AraC family transcriptional regulator: protein MQSLGFTSVPPLLKYLRHAEQLGMAIEPALAAAGLQAQQLSDNSLRLPGEAHERLLDYFCEHSGDALFGLNAARFVLPNSWSVLGYITMNCATLGDAMSRIMPFEKLVGDMGVSRAEVQGSEVHLIWTCRHQRPRIRRHLVENVLGSWLQYARWIADTQMSPAAVWLEHACPADTTLAQYEQFFDCPVLFDQPYSALIVPLPYLQLPLRQADAQLLRTLEEHAQGLMATLEDASLEQRVKSILRKLLKEGLPRKEQVAEHLAVSVRTLQRQLHLAGTSYQQILDDLRQELAEHYLLNSTLPIQDIAQYLGFTEPRSFHRTFKSRRGMPPGEFRQTHRVPSEG from the coding sequence ATGCAATCCCTGGGCTTCACTTCAGTTCCGCCGCTGCTCAAATACCTGCGTCATGCCGAACAACTGGGCATGGCCATCGAGCCTGCGTTGGCGGCTGCCGGGTTGCAGGCACAGCAGTTGAGTGACAACAGCCTGCGGCTGCCGGGTGAAGCCCATGAACGGCTGCTCGATTACTTCTGCGAACACTCGGGCGATGCGTTGTTCGGCCTCAACGCCGCGCGTTTTGTGTTGCCCAACTCCTGGAGCGTGCTGGGTTACATCACCATGAACTGCGCGACACTGGGCGACGCCATGAGCCGCATCATGCCGTTCGAGAAGCTGGTGGGAGACATGGGCGTCAGCCGCGCCGAGGTGCAAGGCAGCGAGGTGCACCTGATCTGGACATGCCGCCATCAACGCCCACGAATTCGCCGGCACCTGGTGGAAAACGTACTCGGTTCCTGGTTGCAATACGCACGCTGGATCGCCGATACGCAAATGTCGCCGGCCGCCGTCTGGCTGGAACATGCCTGTCCGGCCGACACGACGCTGGCACAGTACGAACAGTTCTTCGACTGTCCGGTACTGTTCGACCAGCCTTATTCGGCGCTGATTGTCCCGTTGCCGTATTTGCAGTTGCCATTGCGCCAGGCCGATGCGCAATTGCTGCGCACACTGGAAGAACATGCTCAGGGATTGATGGCCACACTGGAGGACGCGTCGCTGGAGCAGCGGGTCAAAAGCATCCTGCGAAAGTTGCTCAAGGAAGGTCTGCCACGCAAGGAGCAGGTGGCCGAACATCTCGCTGTGTCAGTGCGCACGCTGCAACGCCAACTGCATCTGGCCGGTACGTCGTACCAGCAGATCCTCGATGACCTGCGCCAGGAACTGGCCGAGCATTACCTGCTCAACAGCACCCTGCCGATCCAGGACATCGCCCAGTACCTGGGTTTCACCGAACCCCGCTCGTTCCACCGCACGTTCAAAAGCCGGCGCGGGATGCCGCCCGGCGAGTTTCGCCAAACCCACCGGGTGCCGAGCGAAGGGTAA
- a CDS encoding glyoxalase superfamily protein, giving the protein MSFGKTTPILRIFDEAKAVEFYVDFLGFKIDWQHRFEANFPLYLQISRGECVLHLSEHHGDGTPGSALRIETDELEKFQQQLLAKEYRFSHPQIQAMPWGSQDMTIADPFGNRLVFTNAISL; this is encoded by the coding sequence ATGAGCTTCGGCAAAACCACTCCGATCCTGCGTATTTTCGACGAAGCCAAGGCAGTGGAGTTCTACGTCGACTTCCTCGGTTTCAAGATCGACTGGCAACATCGATTCGAAGCGAATTTCCCGCTGTACCTGCAAATCTCCCGGGGCGAATGTGTGCTGCACCTGTCCGAACACCATGGCGATGGCACACCGGGTTCTGCGCTGCGGATCGAGACGGATGAGCTGGAGAAGTTTCAACAGCAACTGTTGGCCAAGGAATACAGGTTTTCCCATCCACAGATTCAGGCCATGCCGTGGGGCAGCCAGGACATGACCATCGCCGACCCGTTCGGCAATCGGTTGGTGTTCACCAACGCGATCAGTCTCTGA
- a CDS encoding GntP family permease — translation MTLSFGYWLLVYAAVAIIALIVLIARYRLNPFIVITLISIGLALVAGMPPSGVVGAYEAGVGKTLGHIALVVALGTMLGKMMAESGGAEQVARTLIDRFGEKNAHWAMVCIAFLVGLPLFFEVGFVLLVPIAFTVARRVGVSILMVGLPMVAGLSVVHALVPPHPAAMLAVQVYQASVGQTLMYAILIGIPTAIIAGPLYAKFIVPRIQLPAENPLERQFLEREPRDSLPGFGITMATILLPVVLMLIGGWANLISTPGTGFNQFLLFIGNSVIALLLATLLSFWTLGLAQGFNRESILKFTNECLAPTASITLLVGAGGGLNRILVDAGVTDQIVGLAHEFHLSPLLMGWLFAALMRIATGSATVAMTTASGVVAPVAIGLGYPHPELLVLATGAGSVIFSHVNDGGFWLIKEYFNMTVTQTFKTWTVLETLISVIAFGLTVGLSYLI, via the coding sequence ATGACCCTGTCCTTCGGCTATTGGCTGCTGGTGTATGCCGCTGTTGCCATCATCGCTCTGATCGTTCTGATCGCCCGTTACCGGCTCAACCCGTTCATTGTCATCACCCTGATATCCATCGGCCTGGCGCTGGTGGCGGGCATGCCGCCGTCGGGCGTGGTGGGGGCGTACGAGGCTGGGGTCGGCAAGACCCTGGGGCACATCGCGCTGGTGGTGGCGCTGGGCACCATGCTCGGCAAGATGATGGCCGAGTCCGGCGGCGCCGAGCAGGTGGCGCGGACCTTGATCGACCGTTTCGGCGAGAAGAACGCGCACTGGGCGATGGTCTGCATCGCGTTTCTGGTGGGGCTGCCGCTGTTCTTCGAAGTCGGTTTCGTGTTGCTGGTGCCGATTGCCTTTACCGTGGCGCGGCGCGTGGGCGTCTCGATCCTGATGGTCGGTTTGCCGATGGTCGCCGGGCTTTCGGTGGTGCATGCGCTGGTGCCGCCGCACCCGGCGGCGATGCTGGCAGTGCAGGTGTATCAGGCGTCGGTGGGGCAGACCTTGATGTACGCGATCCTGATCGGCATTCCGACCGCGATCATCGCCGGTCCCCTGTACGCCAAATTCATTGTGCCGCGCATTCAGTTGCCGGCGGAAAACCCGCTGGAACGCCAGTTCCTTGAGCGTGAACCACGCGACAGCCTGCCGGGGTTTGGCATCACCATGGCGACCATCCTGTTGCCGGTGGTGCTGATGCTGATCGGCGGCTGGGCCAACCTGATTTCCACGCCGGGCACAGGTTTCAACCAGTTCCTGCTGTTCATCGGCAACTCGGTGATCGCGCTGTTGCTGGCCACATTGTTGAGTTTCTGGACCCTCGGCCTGGCCCAGGGTTTCAACCGCGAATCGATCCTCAAGTTCACCAACGAATGCCTGGCGCCGACCGCGAGCATCACGTTGCTGGTGGGCGCCGGTGGTGGTTTGAACCGGATTCTGGTGGACGCCGGCGTCACCGACCAGATCGTCGGCCTGGCCCACGAATTTCATTTGTCGCCGTTGTTGATGGGCTGGCTGTTCGCCGCGCTGATGCGCATCGCCACCGGTTCTGCCACTGTGGCCATGACCACCGCTTCAGGCGTGGTCGCGCCAGTGGCCATTGGTCTGGGTTATCCCCATCCGGAGCTGCTGGTGCTGGCGACTGGCGCCGGGTCGGTTATCTTTTCCCACGTAAACGACGGCGGTTTCTGGTTGATCAAGGAATACTTCAACATGACCGTTACCCAAACCTTCAAGACCTGGACCGTGCTCGAGACGTTGATCTCGGTCATTGCCTTCGGCCTGACCGTTGGCCTTTCTTACCTGATTTAG
- a CDS encoding FGGY-family carbohydrate kinase — protein sequence MDNHPNKRYLLAIDNGTQSVRALLFDLQGNLLGKGKVELQAYFSTQPGWAEQDPEYYWAKLGEACQQLWQQTGIDRSQIAGVSLTTQRGTVINVDARGKALRPAILWLDQRQAEVKGGIKGPWGWLFKLVGAQATVDYFRAQAEANWIARNQPEVWAATDKFLLLSGFLTHRLCGRFVDSVGCCVGYLPFDFKRLRWAAPADWKWQALAVRPEQLPSLHKPGETLGYISAEASRHTGIPEGLPLIAAGADKACEVVGSGVVDAGTVCLSYGTTATITSTRSRYLEIVPLIPPYPSAVPDQFNCEVMIYRGYWMVSWFKNEFGLREMLQAKAQGVEPEQLFDALVDAVPPGSMGLMLQPYWSPGIREPGVEAKGAMIGFGDVHTRAHIYRAILEGLAYALRQGMEKIEKRSRVSIKRLRVAGGGSQSDAAMQLTANIFGLPAERPHVYEASGLGAAICCAVGLGLHADFPTAMAAMTRVGAVFMPQPEAQQIYERLYKEVYLRMYRQLKPLYQSIRKITGYPA from the coding sequence ATGGATAACCACCCGAACAAGCGTTACCTGTTGGCCATCGACAATGGCACCCAGAGTGTGCGCGCGCTGCTCTTCGACCTGCAGGGCAATCTGCTGGGCAAAGGCAAGGTCGAGTTGCAGGCCTATTTCTCGACTCAACCTGGTTGGGCCGAGCAGGACCCGGAGTATTACTGGGCAAAACTGGGTGAGGCCTGCCAGCAGTTGTGGCAACAAACTGGCATCGATCGTTCACAGATTGCCGGTGTATCCCTGACCACCCAGCGCGGCACCGTGATCAACGTCGATGCCCGGGGCAAGGCGCTGCGCCCGGCGATCCTGTGGCTCGATCAACGCCAGGCCGAAGTCAAAGGCGGCATCAAGGGGCCGTGGGGCTGGCTGTTCAAACTGGTCGGCGCGCAAGCCACGGTGGACTATTTTCGCGCCCAGGCCGAGGCTAACTGGATCGCCCGCAATCAGCCTGAAGTCTGGGCGGCGACCGACAAGTTTTTGCTGCTCTCTGGGTTTCTCACCCATCGCCTTTGTGGGCGCTTTGTCGATTCCGTGGGCTGTTGCGTCGGTTACCTGCCGTTCGACTTCAAACGCCTGCGCTGGGCCGCACCCGCCGACTGGAAATGGCAGGCGCTGGCGGTGCGTCCCGAGCAACTGCCGAGCCTGCACAAGCCCGGTGAAACCCTCGGCTACATCAGCGCCGAGGCCAGCCGCCACACAGGGATTCCCGAGGGGCTGCCGCTGATCGCCGCGGGTGCCGACAAGGCTTGCGAAGTCGTGGGTTCCGGCGTCGTCGATGCAGGCACCGTGTGCCTTTCCTACGGCACCACGGCGACGATCACCAGCACCCGGTCGCGCTACCTGGAAATCGTCCCGTTGATTCCGCCTTACCCGTCGGCGGTGCCGGATCAATTCAACTGCGAGGTGATGATTTATCGCGGCTACTGGATGGTCAGCTGGTTCAAGAACGAGTTCGGCTTGCGGGAAATGCTGCAGGCCAAAGCCCAGGGCGTGGAGCCCGAGCAACTCTTCGATGCGCTGGTCGACGCGGTGCCGCCGGGCTCCATGGGGTTGATGCTGCAACCCTACTGGTCGCCCGGCATCCGCGAGCCGGGTGTGGAAGCCAAGGGCGCGATGATCGGCTTCGGCGACGTGCATACCCGCGCGCACATTTACCGGGCGATCCTTGAAGGTCTGGCGTATGCCTTGCGTCAGGGCATGGAGAAGATCGAGAAACGTTCGAGGGTCTCGATCAAGCGCTTGCGCGTTGCCGGTGGAGGTTCGCAGAGTGATGCCGCGATGCAACTCACGGCGAACATTTTCGGCCTGCCGGCCGAGCGTCCGCATGTCTACGAAGCGTCCGGCCTGGGCGCGGCCATTTGCTGCGCGGTGGGGTTGGGGCTGCACGCGGATTTCCCTACGGCGATGGCCGCCATGACGCGGGTCGGTGCGGTATTCATGCCGCAACCCGAGGCGCAGCAGATCTATGAGCGACTGTACAAAGAGGTCTACCTGCGCATGTACCGACAGCTCAAACCGTTGTACCAGAGCATCCGCAAAATCACCGGTTACCCCGCCTGA
- a CDS encoding FAD-binding oxidoreductase translates to MRRWNGWGDATTVVELPAQGASFLARRVGDGRALPDATLEAALARVPPSRLQQHFLYSVDAHDRLLHARGQSLPDWLALREGALGNYPDAVAYPVSAEQIRRLLLLAHEQDLCLIPYGGGTSVAGHINPPSSARPVVTVSLARMNRLLDLDEESLLATFGPGISGPHVESQLRARGYTLGHFPQSWELSTLGGWVASRSSGQQSLRYGRIEQLFAGGTLETFAGPLEIPSFPASAAGPDLREVVLGCEGRFGIISEVKVRVSALPADERFYGVFLPDWPKALQAIRQLAQARVPLSMLRLSNAVETETQLALAGHPQQIAWLEKYLALRGAAEGKCLLTFGVTGNRRQNALSLRQARQHLKAFGGVFTGTLLGKKWAQNRFRFPYLRENLWNAGYVVDTLETATDWSNVDNLLTLIESSLRDALAAEGERVHVFTHLSHVYGEGSSLYTTYVFRPAADYPATLARWQALKQAASQTIVDNHGTISHQHGVGKDHAPYLRREKGALAMDTLQALSRHFDPAGRLNPGTLLQE, encoded by the coding sequence ATGCGACGCTGGAACGGCTGGGGAGATGCAACCACGGTGGTCGAACTGCCGGCCCAGGGCGCGAGTTTTCTCGCCCGGCGGGTGGGTGACGGTCGAGCGCTGCCCGACGCGACGCTTGAGGCGGCTTTGGCCCGCGTGCCCCCGTCGCGGTTGCAGCAACACTTCCTGTACAGCGTGGATGCCCATGATCGCTTGCTGCATGCGCGGGGCCAGAGCCTGCCGGACTGGCTGGCGTTGCGTGAAGGCGCGTTGGGGAATTATCCCGACGCCGTGGCCTATCCCGTGAGCGCTGAACAGATTCGCCGGTTACTGCTGCTCGCCCATGAACAGGACCTGTGCCTGATTCCTTATGGCGGTGGCACCTCGGTTGCCGGTCACATCAACCCGCCGAGTTCCGCGCGGCCGGTGGTGACGGTTTCCCTGGCCCGCATGAATCGCTTGCTGGACCTCGACGAAGAGAGCCTGCTGGCCACCTTCGGCCCCGGCATCAGTGGACCGCATGTGGAAAGTCAGTTGCGCGCCCGTGGTTACACCCTGGGGCATTTCCCGCAGTCGTGGGAGCTGTCGACCCTGGGTGGTTGGGTCGCCAGCCGCTCCAGTGGCCAGCAGTCATTGCGCTATGGGCGGATCGAGCAACTGTTCGCCGGCGGTACCCTGGAAACCTTTGCCGGACCTTTGGAAATTCCCTCCTTTCCGGCCTCGGCGGCCGGGCCCGATCTGCGCGAGGTGGTGTTGGGCTGTGAGGGCCGTTTCGGGATCATTTCCGAGGTGAAGGTACGGGTGAGCGCACTACCTGCCGACGAGCGTTTCTATGGAGTATTTCTGCCCGATTGGCCCAAGGCGCTGCAAGCCATCCGCCAGTTGGCCCAGGCGCGGGTGCCCCTGTCGATGTTGCGCCTGTCCAACGCGGTAGAAACCGAAACCCAGCTGGCGCTGGCAGGTCACCCGCAGCAGATCGCCTGGCTGGAAAAGTACCTGGCCCTGCGCGGTGCCGCTGAGGGCAAATGCCTACTGACATTCGGCGTGACCGGTAATCGTCGGCAAAATGCGCTGTCCCTGCGTCAGGCCCGGCAGCATCTCAAGGCGTTCGGCGGGGTGTTTACCGGCACCTTGCTCGGCAAGAAGTGGGCGCAGAACCGTTTTCGTTTTCCCTACCTGCGCGAAAACCTGTGGAACGCCGGTTACGTGGTGGACACCCTGGAAACGGCCACCGACTGGAGCAACGTCGATAACCTGCTCACGCTGATCGAAAGCAGCCTGCGCGACGCCCTGGCGGCCGAAGGCGAGCGGGTGCATGTCTTCACCCACCTTTCCCATGTCTACGGCGAAGGATCGAGCCTCTACACCACCTATGTGTTTCGCCCGGCGGCGGACTATCCTGCCACCCTGGCGCGCTGGCAGGCACTCAAGCAGGCGGCCAGCCAGACCATCGTCGACAACCACGGCACCATCAGTCACCAGCATGGCGTGGGCAAGGATCACGCGCCGTACCTGCGGCGGGAAAAGGGCGCGCTGGCGATGGACACCCTGCAGGCACTGAGTCGGCATTTTGATCCGGCCGGGCGACTGAACCCTGGCACGCTGTTGCAGGAGTGA
- a CDS encoding D-aminoacylase: MQYDTLIRNALIIDGSNSPGYPADVAILNGRIERIGNLRDARASEEIDAQGHVLAPGFIDVHTHDDTVVIRQPQMLPKLSQGVTTVIVGNCGISASPVSLRGDPPDPMNLLGTAAAFVYPSFRDYREAVEAANTTLNVAALVGHTALRSNHLDDLFRTATTDEISAMREQLRESLEAGALGLSTGLAYASAFSASTEEVMQLTEELTAFGAVYTTHLRSEFEPVLEAMDEAFKIGRHAQSPVIISHLKCAGAGNWGRSPQLLASLEEAAKTHPVGCDCYPYAASSSTLDLKQVTDAHRITITWSTPHPEMGGRDLMDIAAEWNVPLLDAARQLQPAGAVYYGMDEADVRRILAHPLSMVGSDGLPEDPFPHPRLWGAFPRVLGHFSRDVGLFPLHTAVHKMTGLSAARFGLKGRGEIREGHWADLVLFDPATIRDVADFNDPQRAAQGIEGVWINGVLSYRDGQANGRREGRFLAREGDLRTGFQ; this comes from the coding sequence ATGCAGTACGACACGCTGATTCGCAATGCCCTGATCATCGACGGCAGCAACAGCCCTGGATACCCCGCCGACGTGGCGATTCTCAATGGGCGCATCGAGCGTATCGGCAACTTGCGCGATGCCCGTGCCAGCGAAGAAATCGACGCGCAGGGCCATGTGCTGGCGCCGGGTTTCATCGACGTGCACACCCATGACGACACCGTGGTGATCCGTCAGCCGCAGATGCTGCCCAAGCTCAGCCAGGGCGTGACCACGGTCATCGTCGGCAACTGCGGGATCAGCGCGTCACCGGTGAGTTTGCGCGGCGATCCGCCGGACCCGATGAACCTGTTGGGTACGGCTGCTGCGTTCGTTTATCCGAGCTTTCGCGACTACCGCGAGGCGGTCGAGGCGGCGAACACCACGCTGAACGTTGCCGCATTGGTCGGTCATACGGCGTTGCGCAGCAATCATCTGGACGACCTGTTCCGCACCGCCACGACGGACGAAATCAGCGCGATGCGCGAGCAATTGCGCGAAAGCCTGGAGGCCGGCGCCCTGGGCCTGTCCACCGGCCTTGCCTATGCCAGCGCCTTCTCGGCATCCACCGAAGAAGTGATGCAACTGACAGAAGAGTTGACCGCGTTCGGGGCGGTCTACACCACCCATTTGCGCAGCGAATTCGAGCCGGTGCTGGAGGCCATGGACGAGGCGTTCAAGATCGGCCGCCATGCGCAAAGCCCGGTGATCATTTCCCACCTCAAATGTGCCGGCGCCGGTAACTGGGGGCGTAGTCCGCAGTTGTTGGCATCCCTCGAAGAAGCGGCGAAAACCCACCCGGTGGGTTGCGACTGTTATCCGTATGCAGCGAGTTCTTCGACGCTGGATTTGAAGCAAGTGACCGATGCCCACCGCATCACCATCACCTGGTCGACGCCGCATCCGGAGATGGGCGGCCGCGACCTGATGGACATTGCCGCCGAATGGAATGTGCCGTTGCTGGATGCTGCCCGCCAACTGCAACCGGCCGGTGCGGTGTACTACGGAATGGATGAGGCGGATGTTCGCAGAATCCTCGCGCACCCGCTGTCGATGGTCGGCTCCGACGGCCTGCCGGAAGACCCGTTTCCGCACCCGCGCCTGTGGGGCGCATTCCCCCGGGTGCTCGGACATTTCAGCCGCGACGTGGGACTGTTCCCGCTGCACACCGCTGTGCACAAAATGACCGGGTTGTCGGCGGCACGCTTCGGTTTGAAGGGGCGCGGTGAGATCCGCGAAGGCCATTGGGCCGACCTGGTGTTGTTCGATCCGGCGACCATCCGGGATGTCGCCGATTTCAACGATCCGCAGCGGGCGGCACAAGGCATCGAGGGCGTATGGATCAACGGTGTGTTGAGCTACCGCGATGGCCAGGCCAACGGGCGCAGGGAAGGGCGGTTCCTGGCCCGGGAAGGGGATTTGCGCACGGGTTTTCAGTGA
- a CDS encoding MurR/RpiR family transcriptional regulator codes for MDILYQIRARQDSFSAGEGRIARLMLDDVGFAASASLDELALRAEVSSATLSRFARTVGCKDLRDLRLQLAQASGVGSRFLDPAGTPEQSAFYGQIVGDIESTLRQHLAAFDESRFADAVKLLGKARMIHAFGMGGCSTLCSDELQVRLVRLGYPIAVCHDAVMMRVTAASLSAEQVVIVCSLTGITPELIETVELARNYGARILAITRADSPLAQLADIVLPLQSAETSFIYKPTAARYGMLLAIDVLATELALANPEDNQERLRRIKLALDEYRGGDDHLPLGD; via the coding sequence ATGGACATCCTCTACCAGATCCGCGCCCGTCAGGACTCCTTCAGTGCCGGTGAAGGACGTATCGCCCGCCTGATGCTCGACGACGTAGGATTTGCCGCCTCCGCCAGCCTCGATGAGCTGGCGCTGCGGGCGGAGGTCAGTAGCGCCACGCTGTCGCGCTTCGCCCGCACGGTCGGCTGTAAGGACCTGCGTGACTTGCGCCTGCAACTGGCCCAGGCCAGCGGCGTCGGCAGCCGCTTTCTCGACCCGGCGGGCACGCCCGAGCAGTCGGCGTTCTACGGGCAGATCGTGGGCGACATCGAGTCGACCTTGCGCCAGCACCTGGCAGCGTTCGATGAGTCGCGTTTCGCCGATGCGGTGAAGCTGCTGGGCAAGGCGCGGATGATTCATGCTTTCGGCATGGGCGGCTGCTCGACCCTGTGCAGCGATGAACTGCAAGTGCGCCTGGTGCGCCTCGGCTATCCGATCGCGGTGTGCCACGATGCGGTGATGATGCGCGTCACCGCCGCCAGCCTCAGCGCCGAACAGGTGGTGATTGTCTGCTCGCTGACCGGGATCACCCCGGAGCTGATCGAAACGGTGGAACTGGCGCGCAACTATGGCGCGCGCATTCTGGCCATCACCCGTGCCGATTCGCCGCTGGCGCAACTGGCCGACATCGTCCTGCCCCTGCAAAGCGCCGAAACCTCGTTCATCTACAAACCCACGGCAGCGCGCTACGGCATGCTGCTGGCCATCGACGTGCTCGCCACCGAGCTGGCCCTGGCCAATCCTGAAGACAATCAAGAACGTCTGCGGCGGATCAAACTCGCCCTCGACGAATACCGCGGCGGCGACGATCACTTGCCGCTGGGAGACTGA
- a CDS encoding glycerol-3-phosphate dehydrogenase/oxidase produces the protein MSLDWNAAWRQRVLPTLADETWDLIVIGGGISGAGILREAARRGWRCLLLEQRDFAWGTSSRSSKMVHGGLRYIAKGQWRLTRDSVRERQRLLDEAPGLVEPMSFMMPHYRGGFPGPRVLGGLLSIYDALAGRRSHRFHDAQQLRYLAPGVKEDDLLGGTCFVDALTDDARLVMRVLGEARADGAVVLNGVRVQQLLREEGRVCGVQVEDCEGGGLLTLRCAVLAVATGAWAERLRLPDAPRQLRPLRGSHLLLPGWRLPVAQAFTFLHERDRRPVFVFPWEGATVVGTTDLDHHGDLDQSASISPEELDYLLAACSQQFPQAEVVAADVLSTWSGVRPVVGSAAGEHQDKPSNETREHVLWQEPGCVTLAGGKLTTFRPQAIEVLKACASMLERPFNDDAAPVFAAVPPLAIPGLSANRWRRLAGRHGRDLPRLAKLIAELGHDTIGGTDTLWAELAVACDAEMVLHLDDLLLRRTRLGLLLPHGGEEYFAAIRQLCQPRLDWDDEHWQQELQRYQALWQRHHGLPDAAH, from the coding sequence ATGAGCCTGGACTGGAACGCGGCGTGGCGACAGCGGGTGCTGCCGACGCTGGCGGATGAAACCTGGGATTTGATCGTCATCGGCGGCGGCATCAGCGGTGCCGGTATCCTGCGCGAAGCCGCACGTCGTGGCTGGCGCTGCCTGCTGCTGGAGCAGCGCGATTTCGCCTGGGGCACCTCCAGCCGCTCCTCGAAAATGGTCCATGGCGGCTTGCGTTACATCGCCAAGGGCCAGTGGCGCCTGACCCGCGACTCGGTCCGCGAACGCCAGCGCCTGCTCGACGAAGCGCCGGGGCTGGTGGAGCCGATGAGTTTCATGATGCCGCATTACCGTGGCGGTTTTCCCGGGCCACGGGTGCTGGGTGGTTTGCTGTCCATCTATGACGCCTTGGCCGGGCGGCGCAGCCATCGCTTCCATGACGCGCAACAACTGCGTTATCTGGCGCCTGGGGTGAAGGAAGATGACCTGCTGGGTGGCACCTGTTTTGTCGATGCACTGACCGATGATGCCCGTCTGGTGATGCGCGTATTGGGCGAGGCCCGGGCCGACGGCGCCGTGGTGCTCAACGGCGTGCGCGTGCAGCAATTGCTGCGTGAGGAGGGGCGCGTTTGCGGGGTTCAGGTCGAAGACTGCGAGGGCGGCGGATTACTGACATTGCGTTGTGCTGTGCTGGCCGTGGCTACCGGCGCGTGGGCCGAGCGCTTGCGCCTGCCCGATGCCCCTCGTCAGTTGCGCCCGTTGCGTGGCAGTCATCTGTTGTTGCCGGGCTGGCGCCTGCCAGTGGCGCAAGCCTTCACCTTCCTGCATGAGCGCGACCGTCGACCGGTGTTCGTTTTCCCTTGGGAGGGCGCCACGGTGGTCGGCACCACGGACCTCGATCATCACGGAGATCTGGACCAGAGCGCGAGCATCAGCCCTGAGGAACTCGACTATCTGCTGGCGGCCTGCAGCCAACAGTTTCCCCAGGCCGAGGTGGTCGCAGCCGATGTGCTGTCGACCTGGTCGGGAGTACGCCCGGTGGTGGGCAGTGCGGCGGGTGAGCATCAAGACAAGCCGTCGAATGAAACCCGTGAGCATGTGCTGTGGCAGGAGCCTGGCTGCGTGACCCTGGCCGGCGGCAAGCTGACCACCTTTCGCCCGCAGGCCATCGAAGTGCTCAAGGCCTGCGCGAGCATGCTCGAGCGCCCCTTCAACGATGACGCCGCGCCGGTGTTCGCCGCGGTGCCGCCGCTGGCGATACCAGGGCTCAGCGCCAACCGGTGGCGGCGCCTGGCCGGGCGGCATGGCCGTGACCTGCCGAGGCTGGCGAAGCTGATCGCCGAACTGGGCCACGACACCATCGGCGGCACTGACACCTTGTGGGCGGAACTGGCCGTTGCCTGCGATGCGGAAATGGTCCTGCACCTGGATGACCTGCTGCTGCGCCGAACCCGCTTGGGCCTGTTGTTGCCGCACGGTGGCGAGGAATATTTTGCTGCCATTCGCCAACTCTGCCAACCGCGACTGGATTGGGACGATGAGCATTGGCAGCAGGAATTACAGCGTTATCAGGCGTTGTGGCAACGCCATCATGGTTTGCCGGATGCCGCGCATTGA